In Doryrhamphus excisus isolate RoL2022-K1 chromosome 7, RoL_Dexc_1.0, whole genome shotgun sequence, one genomic interval encodes:
- the LOC131132443 gene encoding leucine-rich repeat neuronal protein 3, with protein MKDVSFVDRLFVSLAVASFVVATDKRPDCPKLCICEIRPWFSPISVYMEAHTVDCNDLGLFNMPEKLPAGTQVLLLQTNNVAKIDRPLDYLANITEIDLSQNNVSSMSEIHLGTLPRLLSLHMEENRIQELPDRCLAELANLQELYLNHNLISSISQLAFQGLGKLLRLHLNSNKLQSIRREWFDPMPNLEILMIGENPVLSIDEMNFKPLSSLRSLVLTRMNLSQLPDKALAGLDNLESISFYDNTFPEVPHSALRNAKNLKFLDLNKNPIARIQRGDFVDMLHLKELGINSMPELVSIDSFALNNLPELTKIEATNNPKLSYIHPNAFYKLPRLETLMLNGNALSALHRITVESLPNLREVSMHSNPIRCDCVVRWMNMNKTNIRFMEPDSLYCVEPPEYEGQHVRQVHFREMMEICLPLISPESMPGHIKVHSGSSVSLHCRAFAEPEPDIYWITPSGGKVLPNTVSDKFYMHPEGTFDIYDITEKEAGPYTCVAHNLVGADLKSVSVEVNGYFPHAANGSLSVKINTVETNSILISWKASPGTLAPNIKWYTLSAANHPAASFSTRVPSDVQIYNLTRLSPATQYKVCVDVRSIHYKHDTKCVSVTTKGLDLTAKDTEKWDTALITAFGVLLAGISVGCLLIYASLRIHQLNGDLRKCDSKALLSPAEAAAGHAPFFARLWFSGRALPSGVEVKATVIHVSDDAF; from the coding sequence ATGAAGGACGTGTCATTTGTGGATCGTCTCTTTGTCAGCTTGGCCGTGGCCTCTTTTGTTGTGGCCACTGACAAAAGGCCAGACTGCCCAAAACTCTGCATATGTGAGATTAGACCCTGGTTTTCTCCCATTTCCGTATACATGGAAGCACACACTGTTGACTGTAATGATTTGGGACTATTTAACATGCCGGAGAAACTACCCGCGGGCACGCAAGTACTGCTGCTGCAGACAAACAATGTTGCCAAAATTGACAGACCCTTGGATTACCTGGCCAACATCACAGAGATTGATCTATCGCAAAACAACGTCTCATCCATGAGCGAAATCCATCTAGGGACTCTGCCTCGGCTGCTGTCCCTACACATGGAGGAGAACCGAATACAAGAGCTGCCTGACCGCTGTCTGGCGGAGCTGGCTAATCTTCAAGAGCTCTATCTCAATCACAACCTAATCTCCTCCATTTCCCAACTGGCTTTCCAGGGTCTCGGCAAGCTCCTACGCCTCCACCTCAACTCAAACAAGCTGCAAAGCATCCGCAGAGAGTGGTTCGACCCCATGCCGAATCTGGAGATTCTGATGATCGGGGAGAACCCGGTGCTGTCCATCGACGAGATGAACTTCAAACCTCTCAGCAGCCTGCGGAGTCTCGTTCTCACCAGAATGAATTTGTCTCAGCTCCCCGACAAAGCTTTGGCCGGCCTGGATAACTTGGAGAGCATTTCTTTCTATGACAACACCTTCCCCGAGGTGCCACATTCCGCCCTGAGAAACGCAAAAAACCTGAAGTTTTTGGATCTAAATAAAAACCCAATAGCAAGGATACAGCGAGGGGATTTTGTGGACATGCTTCATTTAAAAGAGCTAGGGATTAATAGCATGCCGGAGCTTGTTTCCATTGACAGCTTTGCACTGAATAATCTGCCTGAGCTGACCAAAATAGAAGCCACCAACAACCCCAAACTGTCCTATATTCATCCTAACGCGTTCTACAAGTTGCCCCGGCTGGAGACACTAATGCTAAACGGCAATGCTCTCAGTGCCCTACACAGAATAACCGTGGAATCGCTCCCGAATCTCAGAGAGGTTAGTATGCACAGCAACCCCATCCGCTGCGACTGCGTGGTACGCTGGATGAACATGAACAAGACCAACATTCGCTTCATGGAGCCTGACTCGTTGTACTGTGTCGAGCCTCCGGAGTACGAGGGCCAGCATGTCCGACAGGTGCACTTCAGGGAGATGATGGAGATTTGTCTGCCGCTCATATCTCCGGAAAGCATGCCCGGGCATATTAAAGTGCACAGCGGGAGCTCGGTGTCGCTCCATTGCCGAGCTTTTGCTGAACCGGAGCCGGACATCTACTGGATCACTCCGTCCGGGGGTAAAGTTCTCCCCAACACCGTGTCCGATAAGTTCTACATGCATCCGGAGGGGACTTTTGACATTTATGACATCACGGAAAAAGAAGCGGGTCCCTACACGTGTGTGGCTCACAACCTAGTTGGTGCTGATCTGAAGTCAGTGTCAGTGGAGGTGAATGGATATTTCCCCCACGCTGCAAATGGCTCTCTAAGTGTCAAGATCAACACAGTGGAGACAAACTCCATCTTGATTTCCTGGAAGGCCAGCCCGGGAACTCTGGCTCCCAACATCAAGTGGTACACGCTCTCCGCCGCTAACCATCCCGCCGCATCATTTTCCACCAGGGTTCCCTCAGACGTGCAAATCTACAACCTCACCCGACTCAGCCCCGCTACTCAGTACAAAGTGTGCGTGGACGTTCGCAGCATCCACTACAAACACGACACCAAATGCGTCAGCGTCACCACCAAGGGATTAGATCTTACGGCCAAGGACACGGAAAAATGGGACACGGCGCTAATCACGGCCTTTGGTGTGCTCCTGGCTGGGATTTCAGTGGGCTGTCTGCTTATTTATGCATCTCTGAGGATCCACCAACTTAATGGGGATTTAAGGAAATGCGACTCCAAAGCTTTGCTGTCACCAGCGGAAGCCGCTGCTGGACACGCTCCTTTTTTTGCCAGGCTGTGGTTTTCAGGTAGGGCGCTGCCAAGCGGAGTGGAAGTGAAAGCCACAGTCATACACGTGTCTGACGACGCCTTTTAA